From a single Collibacillus ludicampi genomic region:
- the trmFO gene encoding FADH(2)-oxidizing methylenetetrahydrofolate--tRNA-(uracil(54)-C(5))-methyltransferase TrmFO: MTQQVTVIGAGLAGSEAAWQLARRGISVVLYEMRPVVSTPAHHTENFAELVCSNSLRGASLTNAVGLLKEEMRKLDSLIIQAADKTAVPAGGALAVDRERFSAEVTRRLQEHPNVRIIREEVKEIPTEGIVVIATGPLTSPSLSQAIAHVTGQEYLYFYDAAAPIVMKETIDFEKVYIASRYGKGEAAYINCPMTEEEFSRFYEALITAETAELKEFEKEIYFEGCMPIEVMAKRGRQTMLFGPMKPVGLPDPRTGKIPYAVVQLRQDNAAATLYNMVGFQTHLKWGEQKRVFRMIPGLENAEFARYGVMHRNTYINSPRVLKPTYQLKTRETLFFAGQITGVEGYVESAAAGIIAGINAARLVTERKPIVFPVDTAIGSLAHYITHTSPDNFQPMNATFGLLPPLGEKIRDKKIKNEKISERALTSLQRFLTEMD, encoded by the coding sequence ATGACACAGCAAGTAACGGTGATCGGTGCAGGCCTCGCCGGATCTGAGGCGGCTTGGCAGTTGGCGCGAAGGGGGATTTCAGTCGTTCTCTACGAAATGCGCCCCGTTGTTTCTACGCCGGCTCATCATACGGAAAATTTTGCGGAACTCGTCTGCTCGAACTCGCTGCGAGGTGCCAGCCTGACGAATGCGGTAGGCTTATTAAAAGAAGAGATGAGGAAGCTAGACTCGTTGATTATTCAAGCGGCCGATAAAACGGCCGTTCCCGCCGGCGGTGCGCTGGCAGTCGATCGCGAACGTTTTTCCGCAGAAGTGACGAGACGGCTGCAAGAACATCCCAATGTCCGCATTATACGTGAAGAAGTGAAAGAGATTCCGACCGAGGGAATCGTTGTTATCGCGACCGGACCGCTCACATCTCCATCCCTTTCACAAGCGATCGCTCACGTTACCGGACAAGAATATTTATATTTCTATGATGCGGCCGCTCCGATCGTAATGAAAGAGACGATCGATTTTGAGAAGGTCTATATCGCATCCCGTTATGGAAAAGGTGAAGCCGCTTATATCAATTGCCCGATGACGGAAGAGGAATTCTCTCGCTTTTATGAAGCGCTGATAACCGCTGAAACGGCAGAGCTTAAAGAATTTGAGAAGGAGATCTATTTTGAAGGCTGTATGCCGATTGAAGTGATGGCCAAACGGGGACGACAGACGATGTTGTTCGGCCCGATGAAGCCGGTTGGGCTCCCGGATCCGCGAACAGGCAAGATTCCCTATGCGGTCGTACAATTGCGACAAGACAATGCGGCAGCCACATTATATAACATGGTTGGCTTTCAAACCCATTTGAAGTGGGGAGAACAGAAACGGGTCTTTCGCATGATTCCAGGACTGGAGAATGCCGAATTTGCCCGTTATGGGGTTATGCACCGAAACACGTATATCAATTCCCCGCGTGTTTTGAAGCCCACCTACCAGTTGAAAACGCGGGAGACACTCTTTTTTGCAGGGCAGATCACCGGGGTTGAAGGTTACGTGGAGTCTGCAGCGGCAGGCATCATCGCGGGAATCAACGCCGCACGGCTGGTGACAGAGAGAAAACCGATCGTTTTTCCGGTTGATACGGCGATCGGCTCGTTGGCACACTACATCACACATACGTCACCCGACAATTTTCAACCGATGAACGCGACATTTGGCCTGTTACCGCCTCTCGGAGAAAAGATTCGCGACAAAAAGATAAAAAATGAAAAGATTTCAGAGCGTGCTTTAACCTCTTTACAGCGCTTCCTCACAGAAATGGATTAA
- the fliF gene encoding flagellar basal-body MS-ring/collar protein FliF: MNQQIKALLEKLSGRWQQLESRQKRNLALASLFFLLSVGVLSWYALRPNYVVVFKDLDDSTSGEVSTKLDELKIPYQLSGNTIKVPEEYADKARVQLAMNGLPKSGNISYNDLFNNGNLGGLTENEFNVKYLAALQGSIANTIKSIDGVKNAQVLIVMPEKKLFVEQSTQDAKASVMLELQPGTSFTSKQVAGIQQLVSHSVPGLKAENVTVVDQKGIRMDGVEDSADGDGLGAEANRQLQIRHQVEDDMAKRLRNALERMVGVGNVDVVVNADISFDQTKTDETTYSSPIQGSDRGIVVSEQKTQESTQGVSGVGGSPTTIDPNINVKGQSQNTSTSDKRSQTTNYEVNKKQTETIGQPFKVNRYAVSVLVNGQPNTQTEAAIKDYVATVTAGPSDNGKNPNVSVAWSTYQPPNPFQQQAFYQNPWFIGGAAVGVLLLGGGAIALARRKKEQPSVEPVLDLSVQETPGIPKMEIETEHQKMKKQIEKVAQQRPDEFVQLLRTWLVDE; this comes from the coding sequence GTGAATCAGCAAATCAAAGCGTTGTTAGAAAAACTGTCAGGTCGCTGGCAGCAACTAGAATCGAGACAAAAGCGCAATCTTGCGCTTGCCTCTCTTTTCTTTCTCCTCTCTGTCGGGGTATTGAGCTGGTATGCGCTGCGGCCCAATTATGTGGTGGTATTTAAAGATTTGGACGACAGTACGAGCGGTGAAGTGAGCACAAAGCTGGATGAACTGAAAATCCCTTATCAATTAAGCGGAAACACCATTAAAGTGCCGGAAGAGTATGCGGACAAGGCGCGTGTACAACTCGCCATGAACGGACTCCCCAAATCGGGGAATATCAGCTATAACGATCTCTTTAACAATGGCAATCTGGGCGGCTTAACGGAAAATGAGTTCAATGTGAAATATTTGGCCGCGTTGCAAGGAAGCATTGCCAACACGATCAAGAGCATCGACGGAGTCAAAAATGCTCAAGTCTTGATCGTGATGCCCGAGAAAAAATTGTTCGTTGAACAGTCCACCCAAGATGCCAAGGCGTCTGTCATGCTGGAACTACAGCCAGGCACGTCCTTTACGTCAAAACAGGTAGCGGGGATTCAACAACTTGTTTCGCACTCGGTTCCAGGGCTGAAAGCGGAGAACGTAACGGTTGTTGACCAGAAAGGCATTCGCATGGATGGCGTCGAAGATTCGGCGGATGGAGACGGCTTGGGGGCAGAAGCCAACAGGCAGCTGCAGATCCGCCATCAAGTGGAAGATGACATGGCGAAACGGTTGCGCAACGCACTCGAGAGGATGGTCGGGGTTGGAAACGTTGATGTGGTCGTGAATGCAGATATCTCCTTCGACCAGACGAAGACGGACGAAACCACGTACAGCAGCCCGATTCAAGGCTCCGATAGGGGGATCGTCGTTTCCGAACAGAAGACGCAGGAGAGCACGCAAGGGGTTTCCGGTGTAGGTGGCTCACCGACAACAATCGATCCCAATATTAATGTCAAAGGACAATCACAAAACACGTCCACGTCAGACAAACGTTCGCAAACCACCAATTACGAAGTGAACAAGAAACAGACGGAGACGATCGGCCAACCGTTCAAAGTGAATCGCTACGCTGTTTCCGTTCTGGTCAACGGACAACCGAACACGCAAACGGAAGCGGCGATCAAGGACTACGTCGCTACTGTGACAGCAGGACCGTCCGATAACGGCAAGAATCCAAATGTATCGGTAGCATGGAGCACGTATCAACCGCCGAATCCATTTCAGCAACAAGCGTTTTATCAGAACCCGTGGTTCATCGGCGGGGCGGCTGTCGGCGTACTGTTGCTCGGAGGCGGAGCGATTGCTCTTGCACGCAGGAAGAAAGAGCAGCCATCGGTGGAGCCCGTTCTGGATCTATCAGTACAGGAAACACCGGGGATTCCGAAAATGGAAATCGAAACGGAACATCAGAAGATGAAAAAGCAGATCGAAAAGGTTGCACAACAACGGCCGGATGAATTCGTTCAATTGTTACGCACTTGGTTGGTGGACGAATAG
- the flgB gene encoding flagellar basal body rod protein FlgB — MDLFNTLDLVVLERSLDAAQLRQKVLANNIANIDTPGFKRSDVSFDSMLQAYLGDPERPLAGRRTNERHLPIGSGDIEQLRPSVIQETSTTVSSNGNNVDIDSEMTQLAQNQIKYNALITQLNHQFSLLRTAINEGRR; from the coding sequence ATGGATTTATTTAACACACTGGATTTGGTTGTACTTGAGCGCTCTCTCGATGCGGCACAGTTGAGGCAAAAAGTGCTCGCCAATAATATTGCAAATATTGATACACCGGGCTTCAAAAGAAGTGATGTATCGTTCGACTCGATGTTGCAAGCATATTTGGGGGATCCTGAACGACCGTTGGCAGGCAGAAGAACGAATGAACGACACCTTCCCATTGGATCAGGAGATATCGAACAACTTCGTCCTTCGGTGATCCAGGAAACCAGTACGACCGTCTCTTCTAACGGCAACAATGTTGATATCGATTCAGAAATGACGCAACTCGCACAAAATCAAATCAAGTATAATGCTTTGATTACTCAATTAAACCATCAGTTTTCCTTGTTGCGAACAGCGATTAATGAAGGGAGACGTTGA
- the flgC gene encoding flagellar basal body rod protein FlgC, producing MGLFDSMNISASGLTAERLRMDVIANNIANANTTRARIVNGISVPYQRQLVSFSAANDTSFSTYLDTEINQFSGKGVRVSSIESDQVNPYKLVYDPSHPDAIKDPNSPMYGYVRYPNVDVATEMVDLISASRSYEANVTAINAEKSMAMKALEIGRG from the coding sequence GTGGGCTTGTTTGACAGCATGAATATCAGTGCATCGGGTCTGACCGCCGAGCGGCTGAGGATGGATGTGATCGCGAACAATATCGCGAACGCGAATACCACGAGAGCAAGAATTGTAAATGGAATCTCTGTACCTTATCAGCGTCAACTCGTGTCTTTTTCCGCCGCAAACGATACGAGTTTTTCGACGTACCTTGATACGGAAATCAACCAATTCAGCGGGAAAGGAGTACGTGTTTCCTCCATCGAGAGCGATCAGGTGAATCCGTATAAATTGGTATATGATCCTTCTCATCCCGATGCCATCAAAGACCCGAACAGTCCGATGTACGGGTATGTGCGCTATCCCAATGTGGATGTTGCCACGGAAATGGTCGATTTGATTTCCGCTTCAAGAAGCTATGAAGCAAACGTGACGGCCATCAATGCGGAGAAAAGTATGGCGATGAAAGCATTGGAAATCGGTCGAGGTTAA
- the hslU gene encoding ATP-dependent protease ATPase subunit HslU — protein MKKEQALTPKQIVAELDKYIVGQKMAKRAVAIALRNRYRRSLLPEEMREEITPKNILMIGPTGVGKTEIARRLAKLVGAPFVKVEATKFTEVGYVGRDVEAMIRDLVETSIRMVKTEKMALVESQARKLAEERIVQILVPDPDRAKSFKNPLEMLFSSGSTQRPEENVTESDTIRMKRREMRAKLERGELEDTIIEIEVEDTAQPIFELFQAPGEMGMNVQEMLGNLMPKRHKKRKVPVREARKLLTQEEAQKLIDMDEVTAEAVVRAEQSGIIFIDEIDKIAGKERGGPDVSREGVQRDILPIVEGSTVMTKYGAVKTDHILFIAAGAFHISKPSDLIPELQGRFPIRVELTSLTADDFERILTEPKNALIKQYTALLSTEGIDVEFTTEAIRKLAELATQVNQQTENIGARRLHTLLEKLLEDLSFEAPDVHLSKITITPSYVMEKLEGIVQNRDLSQYIL, from the coding sequence ATGAAAAAGGAACAAGCGCTTACGCCAAAACAGATCGTCGCGGAATTGGATAAATACATAGTCGGTCAAAAAATGGCGAAAAGAGCGGTGGCGATTGCGTTACGCAACCGCTATAGACGGAGTTTGCTGCCGGAAGAGATGCGCGAGGAAATCACTCCGAAAAATATTTTGATGATTGGCCCCACAGGTGTCGGCAAGACGGAGATCGCGAGAAGGTTGGCCAAATTGGTGGGAGCCCCATTCGTAAAAGTGGAAGCGACCAAATTTACGGAAGTCGGATATGTCGGACGAGATGTGGAAGCGATGATACGCGATCTGGTAGAAACGTCGATTCGCATGGTGAAAACGGAAAAAATGGCTTTGGTTGAATCACAGGCAAGAAAATTGGCGGAAGAGCGCATCGTCCAAATCCTCGTTCCTGATCCGGATCGCGCGAAAAGTTTCAAGAATCCGCTGGAAATGCTTTTTTCCTCAGGTTCCACACAACGTCCGGAAGAGAATGTTACGGAATCGGATACGATTCGTATGAAGAGACGGGAAATGCGAGCCAAACTGGAACGCGGTGAATTGGAAGATACTATCATCGAAATCGAAGTGGAAGATACTGCGCAGCCGATCTTCGAACTCTTTCAGGCACCCGGTGAAATGGGCATGAATGTTCAAGAGATGCTGGGGAACCTGATGCCCAAGCGGCATAAGAAGCGGAAAGTTCCTGTACGGGAAGCGCGTAAACTGTTGACGCAAGAAGAAGCGCAGAAATTGATCGACATGGATGAAGTGACTGCGGAAGCGGTGGTGCGCGCTGAACAGTCGGGAATCATTTTTATTGATGAAATTGATAAGATCGCAGGGAAAGAAAGAGGAGGGCCGGACGTTTCGCGCGAAGGCGTACAGCGAGACATCTTGCCGATCGTTGAAGGCTCGACAGTGATGACCAAATACGGCGCGGTAAAAACCGACCATATTTTGTTTATTGCCGCCGGCGCTTTCCATATATCCAAACCGTCCGACTTGATTCCCGAATTGCAAGGGCGTTTTCCGATTCGTGTAGAGTTGACGAGTTTAACTGCAGACGATTTTGAGCGGATTCTGACAGAACCGAAAAATGCGTTGATCAAACAATACACCGCTTTGCTCTCCACGGAAGGGATTGATGTGGAATTTACGACGGAAGCGATCCGCAAGCTTGCAGAGTTAGCGACTCAGGTCAACCAGCAAACGGAGAATATAGGTGCACGCCGTCTACACACACTTCTTGAGAAACTCCTCGAGGATCTGTCATTTGAGGCGCCTGATGTGCATCTTTCGAAAATCACCATTACCCCTTCATACGTCATGGAAAAACTGGAGGGTATCGTACAAAACCGGGATTTAAGTCAATATATTTTGTAA
- the topA gene encoding type I DNA topoisomerase, whose translation MADYLVIVESPAKAKTIAKYLGKKYMVKASMGHVRDLPKSQLGVEIKDGFSPKYITIRGKGNVVKELRDSSKKVKAVYLAADPDREGEAIAWHLANTLALDPTKPCRVVFNEITKDAVKDAFKHPRQINMDLVNAQQARRILDRLVGYQISPLLWKSVKKGLSAGRVQSVAVRLIVDREEEIRKFVPEEFWSVTAFFQKDKTKFEAKFHGYGDEKTDLSNQEDVNQLLEKIAGAQYQVIRVKQSERRRNPAAPFTTSTLQQEAARKLNFRAAKTMSIAQQLYEGIDLGTEGSVGLITYMRTDSTRISEVAQREAREYIEKEFGASYLPEKTREFSTKSGAQDAHEAVRPTSVYRHPDTIKQFLSRDQYRLYKLIWERFVASQMASAVLDTMTVDIQANEAIFRATGSKIKFPGFMTLYIEGNDEGKDEGEKFLPDLKEGEVLSMPELVPKQHFTQPPPRYTEARLVRTMEELGIGRPSTYAPTLETIQKRGYVVIEDKRFIPTELGEIVVKMLKEFFPQIIDVEFTAHMEKELDGVEEGIVDWIKMLDQFYSEFQRDLRVAEDQMEQVEIKEEVSDVPCEKCGRLMIYKHGRFGKFLACPGFPECRSTKPILKEIGVACPRCGGSLVERRGKKRKVFYGCVNYPECDYVLWDRPAGKPCPQCAHPLVVKKGKGEGKETLVCVNPACGTIDKEEKGKQ comes from the coding sequence ATGGCTGATTACCTTGTAATCGTTGAGTCTCCTGCGAAAGCCAAGACAATTGCTAAATATCTAGGGAAAAAATACATGGTTAAAGCGTCGATGGGGCATGTTCGCGATCTTCCAAAGAGCCAACTGGGAGTAGAGATCAAAGACGGCTTCTCTCCAAAGTACATAACGATCCGGGGTAAAGGGAATGTTGTGAAAGAACTTCGTGATTCGAGCAAGAAAGTGAAAGCGGTTTATCTTGCTGCCGACCCGGATCGGGAAGGTGAAGCAATCGCATGGCATCTTGCCAATACATTGGCATTGGATCCGACGAAACCGTGCCGCGTCGTTTTCAACGAGATCACGAAAGATGCGGTGAAAGACGCTTTCAAACATCCGCGCCAAATCAATATGGATTTGGTAAATGCACAACAGGCCAGACGAATTCTGGATCGGTTGGTCGGGTATCAAATTTCCCCGCTTTTGTGGAAATCGGTAAAAAAGGGATTGTCTGCTGGTCGGGTTCAATCGGTGGCCGTTCGTCTTATCGTCGACCGAGAAGAGGAAATCAGGAAGTTTGTTCCCGAAGAATTTTGGAGCGTCACCGCCTTTTTTCAAAAAGATAAGACAAAGTTTGAAGCGAAATTCCATGGTTACGGAGATGAGAAAACGGATCTCTCGAACCAGGAAGATGTGAATCAGCTTCTGGAAAAGATCGCGGGTGCTCAGTATCAAGTCATTCGCGTGAAACAGAGTGAACGGAGGAGGAACCCGGCAGCTCCTTTCACCACTTCGACTTTGCAGCAGGAAGCCGCAAGGAAACTGAATTTCCGTGCGGCGAAGACCATGTCAATCGCCCAACAATTATATGAAGGGATCGATCTCGGCACCGAAGGTTCGGTAGGTCTCATCACATACATGAGAACAGATTCGACACGTATCTCCGAAGTGGCGCAACGGGAAGCACGGGAGTACATCGAAAAGGAATTCGGTGCATCCTATTTGCCGGAGAAAACGCGGGAATTTTCCACGAAAAGCGGTGCGCAGGATGCCCATGAAGCGGTACGCCCGACATCCGTGTACAGACATCCTGATACGATCAAACAATTTTTGAGCCGTGACCAGTACCGTTTATATAAACTGATCTGGGAACGGTTTGTCGCATCACAGATGGCGTCTGCCGTTCTTGATACGATGACAGTCGACATTCAAGCGAATGAAGCGATCTTCCGGGCGACAGGTTCAAAGATTAAATTTCCCGGTTTCATGACCCTCTATATTGAAGGGAACGATGAAGGAAAAGACGAGGGGGAAAAATTTCTTCCGGATCTAAAAGAAGGGGAAGTCCTCTCCATGCCGGAACTCGTGCCGAAGCAACATTTTACCCAACCGCCGCCGCGCTACACGGAAGCACGTCTTGTTCGGACGATGGAGGAACTGGGCATCGGCAGACCGAGTACGTATGCTCCGACGCTTGAAACGATTCAAAAACGCGGATATGTCGTCATTGAAGACAAGCGGTTTATCCCGACAGAATTAGGAGAAATCGTTGTCAAAATGCTCAAAGAGTTTTTTCCCCAAATCATCGATGTCGAATTTACCGCTCATATGGAAAAAGAGCTTGACGGGGTGGAAGAGGGTATCGTCGATTGGATTAAAATGCTCGATCAATTCTACAGCGAGTTTCAACGAGATCTGCGTGTAGCGGAAGATCAGATGGAACAAGTGGAAATCAAGGAAGAAGTCTCAGATGTCCCTTGTGAGAAATGCGGACGATTAATGATTTATAAACATGGTCGTTTTGGCAAGTTTCTCGCGTGCCCGGGGTTTCCTGAATGCCGCAGCACGAAACCGATCCTCAAAGAGATCGGTGTTGCTTGCCCTCGTTGCGGAGGCAGTCTTGTGGAGAGAAGAGGGAAAAAGCGGAAAGTCTTTTATGGCTGCGTCAATTATCCGGAGTGTGATTATGTCTTGTGGGATCGCCCGGCAGGAAAACCCTGTCCTCAATGTGCGCATCCATTGGTCGTCAAAAAAGGCAAGGGCGAAGGAAAGGAAACCCTTGTTTGCGTAAACCCCGCGTGCGGTACGATAGACAAAGAGGAGAAGGGCAAACAGTAG
- the fliE gene encoding flagellar hook-basal body complex protein FliE, translating into MIVPVTAALNPVSSLASGDPTSLSGTESSQGQPSFSEVLGRALDEVNRMEMDANHKAERMAAGLEPDFHTVMIAAEKADLAFQLTVQVRNKVLDAYQEIMRMQV; encoded by the coding sequence ATGATTGTTCCAGTCACAGCAGCGTTGAATCCCGTTTCTTCACTTGCGTCCGGAGACCCTACTTCTCTTTCTGGCACAGAATCTTCTCAAGGGCAACCTTCTTTTTCCGAAGTTTTGGGACGGGCACTCGATGAAGTCAACCGTATGGAAATGGACGCGAATCATAAGGCTGAACGTATGGCGGCCGGTCTGGAGCCTGACTTTCACACCGTGATGATAGCGGCCGAGAAAGCCGATCTGGCGTTTCAATTGACGGTTCAAGTGCGAAATAAAGTTTTGGATGCATACCAGGAAATCATGCGCATGCAAGTGTAA
- the hslV gene encoding ATP-dependent protease subunit HslV, with amino-acid sequence MKQEFHATTIFAIRHKGQSAMAGDGQVTFGNSMIMKSSAKKVRRLYRGEVIAGFAGSVADAFTLFGKFESKLEEFHGNLPRAAVELAKEWRTDRIMRQLEAMLIVMNKDHLLLISGNGEVIEPDDHILAIGSGGSYALAAGRALARHSSLTAKEIAEQALKIAAEICVYTNDHIIVEEIR; translated from the coding sequence ATGAAACAAGAGTTTCACGCGACGACGATTTTTGCGATTCGCCATAAAGGTCAGTCGGCTATGGCGGGAGATGGTCAGGTCACGTTTGGCAACAGTATGATCATGAAGAGCAGTGCGAAAAAAGTCCGCCGCCTGTATCGAGGAGAAGTGATTGCAGGTTTTGCAGGCTCTGTCGCCGATGCTTTTACACTTTTTGGGAAATTTGAATCCAAGCTGGAAGAATTTCACGGAAATCTGCCGCGCGCGGCGGTTGAATTGGCAAAAGAATGGCGTACGGACAGGATCATGAGGCAACTGGAAGCCATGTTAATCGTGATGAACAAAGACCACCTTCTGTTGATTTCCGGGAACGGAGAAGTCATCGAACCGGATGACCATATTCTGGCGATCGGTTCGGGAGGAAGTTATGCATTGGCAGCCGGAAGGGCGTTGGCACGTCACTCTTCATTAACAGCCAAAGAGATTGCGGAACAAGCGTTAAAGATCGCGGCTGAAATTTGTGTGTACACGAATGACCATATCATCGTCGAGGAAATCCGGTAA
- the xerC gene encoding tyrosine recombinase XerC yields the protein MNRVNLEQGYRLFLEYLQFEKHASVHTIDSYKGDLEQFIAFLKKEGVDNWGKVSHLLIRTFLSSLVAASASRSTLARKVSCLRSLYVFLMREGYVDTNPARNLSLPKKERRTPKFLYIEEAKRLVEAPALDTPLGVRDRALLETLYASGIRVSECVGLNLGDVDLRLGTALVYGKGSKERYVLLGKKACESLRLYLERARPALVEKRPDQTHPSAALFVNYRGGRLSARSVRRIVDKYIGQVAAHLSISPHVLRHTFATHMLDEGADLRVVQELLGHVNLSSTQMYTHTTKERLARVYADTHPRA from the coding sequence GTGAATCGTGTGAATCTGGAGCAAGGGTATCGATTGTTTTTGGAATACCTGCAATTTGAAAAACATGCTTCCGTTCATACGATTGATAGTTACAAAGGGGATTTGGAGCAGTTTATCGCCTTTTTGAAAAAAGAAGGTGTTGACAACTGGGGAAAAGTGTCACACCTTCTCATAAGGACATTTCTCTCATCATTGGTGGCAGCAAGCGCCTCGCGTTCGACTTTGGCTAGAAAGGTCTCCTGTTTGCGATCCTTATATGTCTTTCTGATGCGTGAAGGATATGTGGATACCAATCCCGCGCGCAATTTATCGTTACCAAAAAAAGAACGCCGTACGCCTAAATTCCTTTACATTGAAGAGGCAAAGCGTTTGGTAGAAGCTCCTGCTCTTGATACACCGCTCGGCGTAAGGGATCGCGCTTTATTGGAAACATTATACGCTTCCGGTATCAGGGTAAGCGAATGCGTTGGCTTGAATCTCGGGGATGTCGACCTCCGCTTGGGTACCGCGCTGGTATACGGGAAAGGCAGCAAGGAAAGGTATGTTCTACTCGGGAAAAAAGCTTGTGAGTCACTACGCTTGTATCTGGAGAGGGCACGTCCTGCACTCGTAGAGAAGCGGCCCGATCAAACACACCCGTCCGCTGCTCTCTTCGTGAATTACCGAGGGGGGAGGCTTTCTGCGCGATCGGTTCGCAGGATTGTTGATAAATACATTGGGCAGGTGGCCGCACATCTGTCGATTTCCCCCCACGTCCTGCGCCATACGTTTGCTACACACATGTTGGATGAAGGTGCCGATTTGCGCGTCGTACAGGAATTGCTGGGGCACGTGAATTTGTCAAGCACGCAAATGTATACACACACGACGAAAGAACGCCTGGCTCGTGTCTATGCAGATACACATCCACGAGCGTAA